A DNA window from Acidihalobacter prosperus contains the following coding sequences:
- a CDS encoding bifunctional acetate--CoA ligase family protein/GNAT family N-acetyltransferase, which produces MPSSHTLESLFAAESIAIIGASPRPEAVGGRLLRNLIEAGYRGRIHPVNPKYARIGRRRCHPDIGAVDDRVELAVIATPAATVPGILRQCGEHGISAAIVISAGFGEGGAEGHQRQLDLLAAARAYDLRVLGPNCLGLIRPHLGLNATFGNNQALPGDVALVSQSGALCTAILDWAEPNQVGFSAVVSMGDAADVDFGDILDFLALDARTRSILLYVEGVKDARRFISGLRAAARMKPVIVIKAGRHAAGSRAASSHTGALVGADDVFNAALERAGVVRAYSIEQLFSAAQMLSSGHRLRGNRLLILGNAGGPGVLATDRASELDLALAQLAPDTIAALDQALPAQWPRANPVDILGDAEPARYAKALDICLADDGVDAALVMLTPQGMTDPLGCAEAVIGVEHRGKPVTACWMGQKQVAPAWSRFAEAHLPYFHTPEAAIEALDYLAKYHRNQHLLMQVPGSLSPHAEADIEGARMIVEGVLNEGRDTLTTQESKALLTAFRIPVMPAMLARDANEALVAAETLGFPVAMKIASRNLTHKSDVGGVRLDIRTAAGVRAAYRELLDGVLKARPDAALDGITVERMADTRNARELMIGVVRDPVFGPAISFGAGGTQVEILKDRAIALPPLNALLIDSLIERTRVSRLLRDFRQLPAIDRAALTQVLHRVSELVCELPEIREMDINPLIANERGVIAVDARFVVAPARGGPDPYAHMAIHPYPAHLAQRWQLADGTDIRIRPIRPEDAEVEQSFVLGLSEESKYFRFRQTLNALTPEMLVRFTQIDYDREMAFIAVTGPEDAETEIGVSRYIVNPDRESCEFALVVADAWQRKGIGSRLMEALMRTAHDRGIKRMEGEVVARNQAMLALVARLGFEKRTHPEDSEVRVVSRAL; this is translated from the coding sequence ATGCCGTCGTCGCACACCCTGGAGTCGCTGTTCGCCGCCGAGAGCATCGCCATCATCGGCGCCAGCCCCCGCCCGGAAGCCGTAGGCGGCCGCCTGCTGCGCAATCTGATCGAAGCCGGTTACCGCGGCCGCATCCACCCGGTCAATCCGAAATACGCGCGCATCGGCCGGCGCCGCTGCCACCCCGACATCGGCGCGGTCGATGATCGCGTCGAACTGGCCGTGATCGCCACGCCGGCCGCCACGGTGCCCGGCATCCTGCGCCAGTGCGGCGAGCACGGCATCAGTGCCGCCATCGTCATCTCCGCCGGCTTCGGCGAGGGTGGCGCCGAGGGACATCAGCGACAGCTCGATCTGCTCGCAGCGGCGCGCGCCTACGACCTGCGCGTGCTGGGGCCGAACTGCCTCGGCCTGATCCGCCCGCACCTGGGCCTCAACGCCACCTTCGGCAACAATCAGGCACTGCCCGGCGACGTCGCCCTGGTGTCGCAATCGGGCGCGCTGTGCACCGCCATACTCGACTGGGCCGAGCCGAACCAGGTCGGTTTCTCGGCCGTGGTGTCGATGGGCGATGCCGCCGACGTGGATTTCGGCGACATCCTGGATTTCCTCGCTCTCGACGCCCGCACACGCAGCATCCTGCTCTATGTCGAGGGCGTGAAGGATGCGCGCCGTTTCATCAGCGGCCTACGCGCCGCCGCGCGCATGAAACCGGTGATCGTGATCAAGGCCGGCCGCCACGCGGCCGGCTCGCGCGCCGCCAGCTCGCACACGGGGGCTCTGGTCGGTGCCGACGATGTGTTCAACGCCGCGCTGGAACGCGCCGGCGTGGTGCGCGCCTACAGCATCGAACAGCTCTTTTCCGCCGCCCAGATGCTGTCCAGCGGGCACCGCCTGCGCGGCAACCGGCTGCTCATCCTCGGCAACGCCGGCGGTCCCGGCGTGCTCGCCACCGATCGTGCCAGCGAGCTGGATCTGGCACTGGCGCAGCTCGCGCCCGATACGATTGCCGCGCTGGATCAGGCATTGCCGGCGCAGTGGCCGCGGGCGAATCCGGTAGACATCCTCGGCGACGCCGAACCCGCGCGTTATGCCAAGGCCCTCGATATCTGCCTCGCCGACGACGGCGTCGATGCCGCGCTGGTGATGCTCACCCCCCAGGGCATGACCGATCCTTTGGGTTGCGCCGAGGCCGTGATCGGCGTCGAGCACCGCGGCAAGCCCGTAACCGCCTGCTGGATGGGGCAAAAACAGGTCGCGCCGGCCTGGAGCCGTTTCGCGGAGGCACATCTACCGTATTTCCACACGCCCGAGGCCGCCATCGAGGCCCTCGACTATCTGGCCAAATACCATCGCAACCAGCATCTGCTGATGCAGGTACCCGGCTCGCTCTCGCCCCATGCCGAGGCCGATATCGAAGGCGCGCGCATGATCGTCGAAGGCGTGCTGAACGAAGGGCGCGACACCCTGACCACGCAGGAATCCAAGGCTCTACTCACCGCCTTTCGCATCCCGGTGATGCCGGCCATGCTGGCACGCGACGCCAACGAAGCCCTGGTCGCTGCGGAAACGCTGGGCTTCCCGGTGGCGATGAAAATCGCCTCGCGCAATTTGACTCACAAATCGGACGTCGGCGGCGTGCGCCTGGACATCCGCACCGCGGCAGGCGTGCGCGCGGCCTACCGCGAACTGCTCGACGGCGTGCTCAAGGCGCGGCCGGACGCGGCGCTCGACGGCATCACCGTCGAGCGCATGGCGGACACCCGCAACGCGCGCGAACTGATGATCGGCGTCGTGCGCGACCCGGTGTTCGGGCCTGCGATCAGCTTCGGCGCCGGCGGCACCCAGGTCGAAATTCTCAAGGACCGCGCGATCGCGCTGCCGCCACTCAACGCCCTGCTCATCGACTCGCTGATCGAACGCACCCGCGTGTCGCGGCTGCTGCGCGATTTCCGCCAGCTGCCGGCGATCGACCGCGCAGCACTGACGCAGGTGTTGCATCGCGTTTCCGAACTGGTGTGCGAGCTGCCGGAAATCCGCGAGATGGACATCAATCCCCTGATCGCCAACGAGCGCGGCGTGATCGCGGTGGATGCGCGCTTCGTGGTGGCGCCCGCACGCGGCGGACCCGATCCCTACGCGCACATGGCCATCCACCCCTATCCGGCACATCTGGCGCAGCGCTGGCAGCTCGCCGACGGCACCGATATCCGCATCAGGCCGATCCGCCCGGAGGATGCCGAGGTGGAGCAGAGCTTCGTGCTCGGCCTGTCCGAGGAGAGCAAATATTTCCGCTTTCGCCAGACGCTCAATGCGCTGACGCCGGAGATGCTGGTGCGTTTCACCCAGATCGACTACGACCGCGAGATGGCCTTCATCGCGGTCACCGGGCCGGAGGATGCCGAAACCGAGATCGGCGTATCGCGCTACATCGTCAATCCAGACCGGGAAAGCTGCGAGTTCGCCCTGGTGGTCGCCGACGCCTGGCAGCGCAAGGGCATCGGCAGCCGGCTGATGGAAGCGCTGATGCGCACCGCCCACGACCGCGGGATCAAACGCATGGAAGGCGAGGTGGTGGCGCGCAACCAGGCGATGCTTGCCCTGGTGGCCCGTCTCGGCTTCGAAAAACGAACGCACCCCGAGGATTCCGAGGTGCGCGTCGTGTCGCGGGCGTTGTGA
- a CDS encoding MIP/aquaporin family protein, translating to MQDLSKALIAEFIGTFGLIFFGGGAAAMVATGHAGLLDAALANGLAVAIAAFVFGDISGGLVNPAITLGAAVAGKLPPARIVPYIAAQIAGGIVAGLILGFVFAHDHSGTHMSPYGDLGATLINTKLTTITGGFVLEMLGTFFLMSTVLHTAMSDRAGAVAPLAIGLTISISVMFFGGLTGASLNPARTIGPAVASGVYTDIWVYLVATPIGAMAAGLLYRVMRAGKALPAAEPAGA from the coding sequence ATGCAAGATTTGAGTAAGGCTCTGATCGCTGAGTTCATAGGGACTTTCGGACTCATCTTTTTCGGCGGCGGCGCGGCCGCCATGGTGGCCACGGGACATGCCGGCCTGCTGGATGCGGCGCTGGCCAATGGCCTGGCGGTGGCGATTGCCGCCTTCGTGTTCGGCGACATCAGCGGCGGGCTGGTGAACCCGGCGATCACGCTCGGCGCGGCGGTGGCGGGCAAGCTGCCGCCGGCGCGCATCGTGCCCTACATCGCGGCGCAGATCGCGGGGGGCATCGTCGCCGGGCTGATCCTCGGTTTCGTCTTCGCGCACGACCACAGCGGCACGCATATGTCCCCGTACGGCGACCTCGGCGCCACCCTGATCAACACCAAGCTGACCACGATCACGGGCGGTTTCGTGCTGGAAATGCTCGGTACCTTCTTTCTGATGTCGACCGTGCTGCACACCGCGATGAGCGACCGTGCCGGTGCCGTGGCACCGCTTGCCATCGGCCTGACCATCTCGATTTCGGTGATGTTCTTCGGCGGCCTGACCGGCGCCAGCCTCAACCCGGCGCGGACCATCGGGCCGGCAGTCGCCTCCGGAGTGTATACCGACATCTGGGTGTATCTGGTGGCCACGCCGATCGGTGCCATGGCGGCCGGCCTGCTCTACCGGGTGATGCGCGCGGGCAAGGCACTGCCGGCGGCGGAGCCTGCCGGCGCATGA